From the Chryseobacterium fluminis genome, the window ATTTGTTTTACAGTAAACCGGAATAAATCATATACGGGGTCTATCACATCGGCGCCGTGGGTATCGATAATTAATTGCTCATTTACCTGGTAATGTCCTGCCATATGAATGTATTTCACTTTATCCAACGGCATCTGTGTGATGAATTCTTCTGCATCATATTGATGATTAAATGCATTCACATAGACATTATTGACGTCCAGCAACAGCTCGCATCCGGTTTTGTCCAGAATCTCGTTAATAAAATCCTCTTCAGTCATTTCGGCTTCCAAAACCGTATAGTAGCTTCCGTTTTCTAAAATCAATGGTTTCTTTAAAATATCCTGTACCTGCAGAATGTTTTCAGAAACTCTGTTTATCGCTTCCTGCGTAAAAGGAATAGGCAATAAATCATACAAATGAGCATTATCTACTTTTGAAAAAGTGAGATGTTCGGAATAGAGAACAGCATCAGTATCTTCCAAAAACTGTCTGACCTGTTTTACAAAGCCGATATCCACACCTTCCGGACTGCCTATGGAAAGGGAAAGACCGTGGCAGTAGAGCGGATATTTCTTCAATACTTTTTTCAGTTCCTGTTTCCAGTAGCCGCCTATTCCAAGCCAGTTTTCCGGCGCTACTTCTATAAAATCCGGCTGCAGGACACCATTGTTCAAAAATGTCTGCGAGAATTCTTTTCTATAACCAATTCCTACCATTTTAATTTCATTTTATGAATGGATAAAAACCGGCAGATCAGATTCATGATCTGCCGGTGGTCAGATGACCAATGTTTAAGCCTTTTTGGCTTTTTTCATTTCCTTTTTTGTTTTTTTGCCGCCACATTTTCCTTCGCCACACTTGGCATCTTTGGTTTTAGCATCCATCTTCTTGTCGCCACACTTGGCTTCGGTCTTTTTTTTGTCACCACATTTTGCTTCAGTACTCTTTTTTTCTTTGCCTCCGCAGGTAGCTTCGACCGAGTGGGCATCTGAAGATTTTACATTTGCAAAAGCGGTGTTGGTTCCCAATGTAAATGCTCCTAATGCAAGAGCTCCTACTAAAATTGCTGGTTTTTTCATTGTTTTAAATTTTAAAATTGTGTAGCAAAATTGCTGTCTGTATATTAATACCCACAAAACAAAAAAATCACCCGGAGATCGGATGATTTTTTTTAAGTATTTGAAAATCAAATACAAAAATTATAAATTTTCTTCTGCTTTCACTTTTTTAATCTGCTCGACACATTTGTACTTTTGGTTCTGTAACGTATGCTTATTAGAATAACCATAATTTTTCTGAATTTCCTCTACTGTTTTTTCCTTAAAAAACATGTCATGAATAAGTCCCTGGCAATGTTTTGTTATTTTGTGCAACAGATTCTGCAGTTTGTCCATGTATGATTTTTCACTTTCAATGGCAAGGCTGATTTCTTCGTAAAATCTATTGGTGTAAGTCTCGGAAAATTCCGTTTCATAACGGTTATTTTTAAGTCTTTTGAGCCATAGATTCTTTGAAATGGCCATGATATAGGTTTTGATTGAGGCGGTCAACTGAAAATTATCCTGCCGTAACTTTTCTAAAAGGACAATCATCGTATCCTGGAAAATATCTTCTGCGTCCTCAATATTCCCTTTATTGTGAATTATAAAGCGGTTAACCACCGGAAAATACTCTTTGTAAAGATTCCCGAAAGCATTGGTGTTTTCACCTTTTAGATCCTGAATTATATTTTTCATTATGTGTTTTTACTGAATTTTCATCAAGAGAACATGGTAATATACGAGATGCTTGGAATCATTATCAGAAATTCCGATTCACGCACGCATTAATTAACTATATTGATTACAGAATCGCCGAAGTATGAATGGGTATGATTCACTAGCAGGTCCTGTAAAATATTTTATTCCATTGATTATCAAATATAAGTAAAATATATTTTATTTAATGATTTTGATGCTGCTCACAGAAAACTGATTAACAATATGCAATAAGGAACCTAAGTTATTTATTAAATAGCATGTTACGAACGATTGTATCATAAGTGCGTGAATTTAACTTTCATAAGATTTATTAAATAAAAGTATTTTTTTTGCGCCGGTAGAACAATCTCATCAGACAATTTCATAGAAATCATTATTTTCAAATAAATCATATCAGAGAACAGTAGAGCTTAGAAAACCAAGCTACTGATGAAATTTTATGGAAAGTGGGAGTGATTTAAAAGTCTTCCCGGAAATAAAATGGCAGAGCAGCTTGTAAAGTTCTTGATGCATAATTTCAAAAAGAATGACTTAAATAATCTGGACCAAACGTGAATCCTGAAGCGGAAATTCAGAATGCTGAAAGATATACAATTTAACATAATATAAATTATAGGACTTTTAATATGAAGTCCGATTAGTATTTAATTTATTGATTATTCCTCATTTTAAGCCCTTTTAAAGCCTTTAATCAATCATTCGCCTTTTAAGCTATTAATACTATTTTTAAGTGCCTGTATGCTTCTGATATTCAGCTCTATGATCCATTTCGGCCCTTCCTCTATGCTGTATTACAATTGGCTACATTTCTTCAGATTGATGATAGTTACCTTGATTTTCCGTATCATGCCGGTAATTTTTTATGTTCACTCTTCATAGGTTTTCATCATTTAAGTTTATGATTAAAATAGCAGCAAAATTCAGATACTCCATGAAAATGAATCTGAAAATAATATCATTTTGTAATCCAAACTTATAAATACTTAATCTATTGAAAATCAATATATAATGCTAATCTTAATCACAGCTACCCTTTTAAATTATTCCTGACGCTTGCTAATCTTTTTAAAATCACTGATTACAATTGAAATTTTACTGAAAAATCGGTTTGAGAGCGATTTGTGATCATTTCAGATGCAGTGCTATCGTTATTTTTATTACATTTACTTCACCTCTCAACTTATCCTTACAATGAAAAACAGCCATATAACTTCCGAACAGAGTAATGAATTACTGGAGATCTTAAAAGATCGATTTGAAAAAAATAAATCCCGTCACCAGGGGCTTGACTGGGGAAAAATCAGGTACCGACTGGAGCAGAATCCTGAGAAAATATGGTCATTATATGAGATGGAACAAACGGAGGGCGAACCTGATGTGGTTGGATATGATAAAAAAAACGATGAATATATCTTCTTTGACTGCTCCCCTGAGAGTCCGAAACGCAGAAGTCTCTGTTACGATTACCAGGCCTGGGAAAGCAGAAAGGCCAATAAACCGGAAAATAATGTTATTGATAAAGCTTCGGAAATGGGAATCGAACTTTTATCGGAAGATCAATACCGGCAACTTCAGGCATTAGGGAATTTTGATCTGAAAACTTCAAGCTGGATAAAGACACCCTCCCACATCCGGGAACTCGGAGGTGCATTATTCTGTGACAGAAGGTATAACACTGTTTTTACGTACCATAACGGTGCTGATTCCTATTATGCAGCAAGGGGATTTCGCGGAGTTTTAAGAGTGTAAAACAGGCGCCTGCACCTTATACAGGAGATGTAACTTTCACATGCAGACTTCAGAACTACAGTTTAATTGATATGCTTATAAAATGTCCGATTGGATAGAAAATTAATTTTTTATTGACATCATTTTACACTCACATCAAAATAGTATTGTTATTTTAGCCTATAGAAATTTGAATAAACATTATATAAGGTATGAAAAGATTAATCATATTAGGGTCATTATCTCTTTTTGTGATGAGCTGTAATAAGAAAACCGAAGCTCCTGAAACAGAGATTCCCGGTAAGGATACCGCTGCTGCGACAGAACGTGTCGCTGATACTCTGGGAACAAAATCGTTCTGCTATATGGGCATTGCCGGAAAAGATACTGTTTTTGTGACTATCGATGACAATTTGGGAACAATCTCCGGTAAAATGGCCACTAAAAACAATGAAAAAGACAGTAATAAAGGTGATTTATCCGGCTTTAAGTCGGGAGACACGCTTAAGCTGACTTATGATTTTGCTGCTGAAGGCAAAACAGGAAATACAAATGATATTTATTTTCTTCAGACCAAAGATGGCCTTAGCGAAGGAATCGGTGAACGGGATCAGGAGACCGGAACAAAGTATGCGAATGACAGCAACGTAAAATACGGAAACGGAAGACTGTTAAAGATCGCTGACTGTAAGGTAGTTGCAAAAGCTTTAAAATAAATAAGGTAATTCATAAAAAATACAGCCATTTGAGGCTGTATTTTATATCATTTCAGATTCAATAATTTCTATAAATTCCCTGACAGCGATGTCACTGGTGTTCCATGAAGTGATCAGGCGTATCGCAGAATATTCCTCATTCATTTTTTTCCAGACATAGAACTCAAATCTTTCGGACAGAATTTCGATCAGATGATTATTTAAAATTGGGAAAATCTGATTGGTATAGGTATCTGCCAGGAACGCCACTCCCCTTTTTGCCATTGCTTTTTTCATTTTCATGGCCTGTTGATTGGCCTGCCTGGCCAGATCAAAATACAGATCATCTTTCATCAGTTCCAAAAACTGAATGCCCAGGAGCCTGCCCTTGGCGAGCAACGCACCTTTCTGTTTTATACTGAAGGCAAAGTCCTGTTGAAGCTCCTTATTATTAACTACAATTGCTTCCCCGATCAGCGCCCCGTTC encodes:
- a CDS encoding HvfB family MNIO-type RiPP peptide maturase, producing MVGIGYRKEFSQTFLNNGVLQPDFIEVAPENWLGIGGYWKQELKKVLKKYPLYCHGLSLSIGSPEGVDIGFVKQVRQFLEDTDAVLYSEHLTFSKVDNAHLYDLLPIPFTQEAINRVSENILQVQDILKKPLILENGSYYTVLEAEMTEEDFINEILDKTGCELLLDVNNVYVNAFNHQYDAEEFITQMPLDKVKYIHMAGHYQVNEQLIIDTHGADVIDPVYDLFRFTVKQIGKDIPVLLERDFNIPELNILQNEISNLKAIKNEILNAEYHVVQKEQ
- a CDS encoding HvfA family oxazolone/thioamide-modified RiPP metallophore — encoded protein: MKKPAILVGALALGAFTLGTNTAFANVKSSDAHSVEATCGGKEKKSTEAKCGDKKKTEAKCGDKKMDAKTKDAKCGEGKCGGKKTKKEMKKAKKA
- a CDS encoding RNA polymerase sigma factor codes for the protein MKNIIQDLKGENTNAFGNLYKEYFPVVNRFIIHNKGNIEDAEDIFQDTMIVLLEKLRQDNFQLTASIKTYIMAISKNLWLKRLKNNRYETEFSETYTNRFYEEISLAIESEKSYMDKLQNLLHKITKHCQGLIHDMFFKEKTVEEIQKNYGYSNKHTLQNQKYKCVEQIKKVKAEENL
- a CDS encoding DUF4256 domain-containing protein codes for the protein MKNSHITSEQSNELLEILKDRFEKNKSRHQGLDWGKIRYRLEQNPEKIWSLYEMEQTEGEPDVVGYDKKNDEYIFFDCSPESPKRRSLCYDYQAWESRKANKPENNVIDKASEMGIELLSEDQYRQLQALGNFDLKTSSWIKTPSHIRELGGALFCDRRYNTVFTYHNGADSYYAARGFRGVLRV